GGCAACAAGTAGGTTGAGAAGGAGAAATTTGCATATGTGCTATTTTTAAAATCCAGTTTCGCTAGAATGCCATCGTTAAAATGGGATTCGCTACAATGCCACTCTTAAGCTGGGGGTATTCGCTACAATGCCACTTCCGCGCGTTTCTTACATTTGTAAGACAATTTTCatccaaatattttttcttgGACATTTTTGCCCCCTAGTTGTGGTTGAACCGAACCACATCTTCTCGCTCATCGATGGTGTCAGAAGCGCTGACGACGATGGTCGCCATCCTCACCGATGACAGCATCCGCAGCATCCTACGCCACCTGGTCCccgccgacctcctccacgccgcACTCGCCTGCCACCGTTGGCGCTACGCCGCGTCGTCCAGGACACTCTTTTGCATCCTCGTCCTCGACCCTGCCTCCTGCCCCCGCGCGCTACTGGTGTGGCCATCAGCACTTTGCCGCCGAAGGACATGGCGACTAGGCTTGGCAGGGAAGCCAGGGGGGAGCGGTGGGTTCAGGGGATAGCGGCCTACGTGCATGGGGGTGGCAGGCTAGGAACACCTGACAGGGAGAGGTGGCGGTGGGGAGAGGTGACACGGTTGAGGAAGGGGGCTGAGGTAGGGAGAGAGTACGGGCGGAGCAGGTGGTGTGTGGTGCCAGCGTGGTCGtggtcgcccccccccccccctcctcgtCTCTCCTCGCGTGAGATGAATAAGAGCGAGATGAAAAACTTATGGTTCAAGGGTAAAAGTGTCCGAGATAAATTGAATCGGATGAAAAATGATGATTTAGAAATATAAGAAACAACTAGAGTGACATTGTAGAATGCTCACGATTTAAGAGTGGCATTAGAGCAAATCTCATTTTAACCATGACATTCTAACGAAGCTGGCTTTTAAAATGGCAGATATGCAAATTTCTCCCCAGCGATATAATCCTGTGGACCCACCACCCCCACagcatactctctccgtcccaaaaaaaaggcaaaccttGGGTttgcgtgtccaactttgactatccgtcttatatgaattttttttataattcgtattttcattgttgttagataataaaacatgattaatattttatgcgtgacttgtctttttaattttttaaattttttttcaaataaaacagacggttaaacgttgggcacggaaaccagggtttgtctttttttttttttttttgggacggagggagtacgacgGGCAGGAGACGTTGCCTGGGGACGGGACCCCGACCCCCTGGTACAGTACGGGCATACGTACTGTAAGCAGAGGGCGCTGTCCCCGCTGCCGACGCCGGCGCTGCGCCGAGAGATCGATATTGGAGTACATACTGCCGTACATGCCGGCCGCGCAGACAGCAACGAGGCCGGTGGCGGTTCAATGAACGTCCATATCGCGAGATGGATATCCCCCCAAAAAGACGCCGAGCCGAGCGTAAGATTCCGCTGCCGCTGGCCCGCGCGACAGGCGAGATTCGGAGGCAAAGGGGGTTTCAGCGGCCGGCAAGCGTATCCACGATGCTGCCGTGAACATTCACTCCACATGCCATCATGCCCAGCGCCCGGCACACAGCCAGCTGCCTAGCCAGCGCGCGGCACGCTGCACCTCGCTGTCCTCGATCGCGCACGGCGTGCAGCAGCTAGCGGATCACCCGAAATCTCTACCAGCATCCGCCCGCGCGTGTACGACCCTTCTCTGCCGCCGCCTGCCACGCTATCCCGCCGCGCTCGCTCTGCGCCCTCGTGATACGAGAGTTATAGTACGATGCGGCCGTCCGTGGTGGATAAATAATTCGATCTATGCGTAGTACGTGAGATCCGCTGAGAGATACTCCTATACTCGTATATCGTCGATCATCTGATGCTCCTCTCTGCTGCTGCTCACCGACGACGTACGGTTCTGTACCAACGTACATCACGTATATGGCCGGGAGGGAGTGGGCAGGTGAGCGCGAGATCGAGCGCGATCCCTGTCCCGATTCGACGAATCGGCCGGCCCTGCCTTACACCTGATACAGCGATACGCCTCGATCGTGTAGTATTGATTCATCTTCTCCTtccgctatatatatatatgcacacagTTTCCGTTGCTAGGAAATCAATCACTTGGTCCATATATCACAGCTACGTGTGATCGATTCATCCCTTGTTGAATACTTGTTGTTAACGTTGTTGATCGATGGAGATGAGggtgccggcggcggtgacgggagGGTGCGGATGCggtgtcgacggcggcggaggttgcTGCCGCGGTGGTGGCAAGCTCGCCGActgggaggaggggaaggatgATGAGATGAAGAGTGTCGTCGTCAAGGGCTGGACGAGGATGGCGCAAGTGGTGCCGCTGCACGACAACGCATCGgcagaggacgacgacgacgacgaagaagacgatgacgaagatgatgatgatgatgacgacgaggacgatgaggaggaggcggcgccgccgtacgTGATGGCCGTCGATGACAGCTCCGTCGACCGCGCCGTCATCACGGCGCTGCTCCGGCGATCCAAGTACCGCGGTAAGCACATACACCCAACACACGTGCCAACAAATTTACAGAGTTACAGGTAGTATTAAGatttatttttacatttttcttttgttatacGTGGCAACAACCGTACACTATTCTCATCAGTTTCTCATGGCGCGTTTTAATTTTTGTTGATGCAGTCACTGCCGTAGACAGTGGGAAAAGGGCGCTGGAGATATTGGGCTCGGTATCTTCTGTCATTCTTCTccatttttattcttttatcAGATTATTAAGCCCTagtttctaaaaaaatgttGATGTGTTTAATCAGGAACCTAATGTGAGCATGATCATCACGGACTACTGGATGCCGGAGATGACCGGGTACGACCTGCTCAAGAAGATcaaggtaattaattaacacaaAACAGAACCACTGCAACCGCATAATCAGTGCCCGAAACAGGGGAAGCAGCACCTACTCCTAACCTTCAATATCCATCAAAATTTacatttcaaaacttcaaactATGAAAGATAAAATTAAATTATGTAAATTATACTAGTTGAATCTTAGACTTGAGAAAATTCTAACTACATCACTGTGCACAATTAATTGGCCTCTAAAAAGGCTCTAATAATATTGATGTGCACACCACATTGCGCGGCCATGTCAAAGCTTCTGAATAACAAAACGAAATCTGCAAGCAGGAATCGTCTGAGCTGAAGCAGATCCCGGTGGTGATAATGTCGTCAGAGAACGTGCCCACAAGGATCAGCAGGTGAGTGAGCCCGTCTCTTCACCGATCAAGCGTGACATGCTTTTTTTAATTCTCTTGCCAAGTGTTACCCTTGACAAAAGAAAGAtgctgtgttttttttctctattggtTTCAGATGCTTGGAAGAAGGCGCGGAGGACTTCCTGCTCAAGCCCGTCCGACCGGCGGACATCTCCCGCATAACCAGCCGGATGCTGCAGTGAACTCGACTGACCGGCGTCCGCCGCCGTGTTCGCCGGAGGCGATCTCCGGTGTCGACGGTGGCCATTTTCTCCGTGATGCATTGTAGATGTAGATGATCTTGTAGATGTAGTAAATGCTAGGCGATGAAATGTACTAGTAGACCGACAAGATCTTACTTATGATGGTCTCTTCGGTTTGATCTGATGTTTTGAGTGATCTGTTTTCTTGTAGCTGTAGCTTGTAGGCAGCTTGTGGCAAGCTAATGACATGTGTATTTGTCGAGTGTTCAGGTTGCACGCATGATTTTGTTCTGAAGGTAACTACTAGTACTACAAGTAGTAGTACATTAATTTGCTGACCACTTCTGTTAGACTGCTAGGACTAAGCGGTTTGTGATagttttaggtggtgtttggatccatggacttaactttagtccctgtatttagacattaatttagggcccctttgaatcgcagggtagaaaaaatggaggaataggaaaaacataggattctgacaggaattgaagtgtaaaacagaggattgcaaaacacaggaaaaacatatgaatgatcgtttgattggagcgcaggaaaaacgcagaaatcggatgagagagatagactcaaagaaaattttccaagaggttggagctcttgctaaatttcctccaaaatcctcatgcaatgtgccattccataggaatttcataggatttggaaagcttcaatcctttgaatcaaagggccaaataggaaaatttcctataggatttgaatcatatgaaattcctatataaatcctttgattcaaagaggcccttagagtattaaatatagactacttacaaaactaattatataaatgaaagctaattcgcgagacaaattttttaagcctaattaatccataattagataatgtttattatagcatcacataggctaatcatggattaattaggctcaataaattcgtcttgcggaTTAGTCTAaaattatggatgagttttataattagtgtccaaacattcgatgtgatagggacttaaaagttttaccatctaaacagggtcttactTATGGAAAGAAAAACTGTCACTAGTACACAGAGGAATTGTGTGTTTAATTGTCTACTTCTGTATTTAATTGTGTGTTTGGAATAGTACATACTTACATACTTCACATTTCTTCCGTTGAAGAAGCAACAAAATTAAAGAAATGAACTATGATGGCCCCCCAGTCCTGAAG
The window above is part of the Oryza sativa Japonica Group chromosome 7, ASM3414082v1 genome. Proteins encoded here:
- the LOC107276271 gene encoding two-component response regulator ORR7; its protein translation is MEMRVPAAVTGGCGCGVDGGGGCCRGGGKLADWEEGKDDEMKSVVVKGWTRMAQVVPLHDNASAEDDDDDEEDDDEDDDDDDDEDDEEEAAPPYVMAVDDSSVDRAVITALLRRSKYRVTAVDSGKRALEILGSEPNVSMIITDYWMPEMTGYDLLKKIKESSELKQIPVVIMSSENVPTRISRCLEEGAEDFLLKPVRPADISRITSRMLQ